The genome window GTACATGATACCTGCATTGTCTTCCATTCATAATTTATGACATGATGATGAAAGCACTGTTTATAATATCGAACTACATGGAAAGAGATCCATATTTATGTAAATATTAATGGATATATCAATATTTATATCGGTTGTCTTCGAcggaaattataaaaatttgttaTATCAACTTATtcaaatttaattgaaattcaaaaaaaaaatcaaaatcaaaagtttaaAATCTGCAATGGATTCAAGCAAATTTTCTGTAATGAATCGATAaatatcattgatattttttttatttttctctatcTCACTTTTGTAGGGTGAAGTTTTCAATTCAACTCCTCTTCTATATCGATCATTGATTTTTCAGATATTTGACAATTTTGTAGATATTTTAGACATTACATAAAAGTGATGAAGTGAAGGATCATTTGTCTGTTGATATTTCTCTCCTCATCAGGCCTCAATGGACTTTTGGaagcatgcatgcatatgaCTTGAATTTGGGAATTAGTGGATCACTCAAGGGTCTATTCAATCACTTCTAAAAAGATAAGCTGATTAATAGCCAGAATTTATTGACTGGTATGCACTTAGTTCAACTACATATGGATATTGCATATTATATGCATGAGAAGTGACCCTAAAccttactaaaaaaaattagggcttggaggaaaaaaaaaaagcatatagACATATTCATCAAGTGGAAAATCATATGTTGTTGTggacttttatttaattattttttgaatataTGCCCTGAATACTAAGCcttgtaccaaaaaaaaaaatgaagtaggattctcttccctTCTATTTAAACTGTCACGGTTAAGCCAaattaacatcttatattaattttttatagaaagaaaaagacaaaatagaTAATGTGAAAGGATGAGATGAAATGGGATGaaaataggaggggagagaatcctagtccaAAAAAAGTTGTGCTGGATACAAATGTTACATCAGCATAAAATCATAAGGAAGGAAGCTATTGTAGAGTTCAAACCGAAAAATTTCCATAGTGCAAAGGATGTAGATATAAatcattaatttacatatactAGTTTAGAGGGAAAGTGCACAACGATTGAAAATTAAGATACTTAATTTGCTATATTACATTATTCCAAACAGAATAAACATGTACACGAATTACTGATCAGAAGGTTTTTCAGGCACTTGTAATTGAGATTTAATGATTCAAGAGAGAAAATTTCCGCTTAGAATAGATTATGAGTATTGTTGTCGACCTCCCATGGTTTGCCAAAGAATTGAAAGTCTGCAAACTGTTGGTGCTGCAAATTAAGAGTTATGTGGCGTTGTCAGAAGTAGCCATAGCAAATACTAACTATCttaggttctaaaagacgttaggcgctagtcgggtcAGCGAGATGAGGTCTAGCGTCTAAGCGAACTAAacgaatttaagtaaatctattatatttcgtgtaaataagtgtgtttatacttaatatatataatttcatcataaattataaaatagaataacatatatattataaagtatTGAAATATAATGAAAATATAAGGTACAAACATATAGTGTGCTCATTGAAGTATTTAAcaaatctcttacaatttattaaaaaaaattaatacaaattgaaagttatttattttctgtttaagtgAATCGTAGCCTAATCAGGTGCCTAGATGGGTCTGTACGGACTAGACGGACTGGACGAatgccctttcttaattttcaatccCTTGGGCATTAATTGGGACGATAACCCCAGCCTAGCGCTTGGGCATGGATTTTTAGAATAATGATCGTACCTCAATCGACAATACTTGATGCGCATTTGTTATAGCATCCACAATATGTCGATTGAGTACGGTTTTTTCTCTCATAATTTTCAGACATTTTATAATTTGTTGTGAAAATATATACATTAGAGAAGTTGAAACTTGGTGGTGGAAGTTACCTCTTGGGAAATTCCAGTGTTTTGCTGGAGACGAGTGAAAACCGGAGGAGGACTCCACTTTCCCAGTACCACCATAGCATCATGAGTAGTACCATGATCAACAACCATGTCTTGAATATTTCCGGCTTGGGGGCTGCTTAATGGTTCTTCAACCTCATCAGGGTAATCTCGCAGCACCGCCCTTGAATTGGGCTGATCATTAGTAGTACTGTTCATATTGTTGTTGTGAGCTGGTGATTCTTCCTCAGTTTCAAATGGGTTCCAAGAACTCAAACGGCTTGAATTTGCCTGATCATTACTAGGCTTCTTTGACCTCTGCATCTTTTCTCTTGTTCTTTCCCTCGCCCTTGCCCTTGCCTTTTCCCTCGAAGCCTTTGCAAGAGGGTGAAATGCGCTCTTCCTTGATTGCCTGTGGACAATCTTTCTCTCTTTGGCCGAGGGTTTGATCCCGCGGCTTCTTACTTTACCATTAATACTAATGTTAACGTTTGTTGGAGCCTCATCGACGCCGGATAGCACTTCGCACGACTCCGAAGTAGCTGGAGATGTGGATTTTGCACATCTCACCATGTGTTTGTAGTTGAATTGTCGATGATGATCTCTTGATAGTTTCTTAATTGCAGGTTCCGACTGAATGAGCAACCACTCCACGGTTTTGCTGGGCTTGTCAAACCCCAACGCGTCTTGCAAGCCAAAGAACTTAAGGGCAACTTCGAGGGACAATCTCATCCTGCGGTCCCTGGGGCCTCGGGCAGTGTTGATCTTGCTGTGGCGATCTCTCTTGCTAGTCCTCTTTCTCGGGATCTGCGGCTGATCATCCATGTTCATGCGATGGCCCTTTTTGTTGGAATCCCAATCCACCATTTTTCTATTAACACTAGTAGTAGTGGTCTTCTGATGATCATTGCCTACTACGGTGTTGTCATCagcggcagcagcagcagcagcttccTTCATAAAATAAAGTGGTTCTTGAGACTCGTGAATTGAAAGCTCAATATGGTCAGGTTCTTGGTGATGGTGTTGCTGATCAAAGAGTAAAACGTCGTCGTCTTCAAACGGAGAGGGGAAGTAGAGCAAAGAAAAGGGAAGGTGatgattttgttgatgaaggttttcttctcctccttcttgTTGCCTGGAGTTGGGATTGGGGTTGAGAATAGTAAGGGAATTGGCAGTTAATGTAGAATTGTCATGGTAAGATGGCCAGCTATGGAAAATTGATTGATCGACATGAGGATAAGACACGGGTACTAATTCGTTAAGATTGTTGTTGTGTGAGGGAAACATGTTATATCTCCCTCTTAGACTCTTAGCTTGTTTGGTTGCTTTCAATTTCCAAATTAACCCTAGCTAGCTACCATCTATAGTGTACAATTTGTACTCTTGGTGATATCGGCCTACTGATTGTTTGGACTGAAATTAGGCGTTGGGCCTGGCTTACGCTTTGAGAACGACTTGATGATGAAGCCATTGCCATTGAATGAGATTTCAGTGCACTTGTTTTTCACCTTTCCTGCAGAAGTAGTAAGAGAAATTATAGGAGGACAGCTTTGAGAAAGACAGCCGTGTGTTACTGTATTTACGGCCAGCTGAGCGCTTGAGAAAGACAGCTGCTGCCTGCAGTGCCTCAgattacctatatatatatacttataattcatatgtgtatatatatttattagtaATATGAATATGTACACCTTTAACTATATGTGCTgtatttatttggtttccttttgtgtttgcccgagagagagaaaaggttaTAGCTAGCTAGAAAAAGAcatagacagagagagagatcgtACATTTACCATCGATCGTCATGCTTAGGAGATAGAGAGGTTGAGAAAGACAGCACAGCAAGAACACCATATGTCCATAGGGGGTTGAATACTTGAATCACAGAGCGAGcgagcaagagagagagagaagctatTAAGGAACTAGTCAGGTAAAGAAGCAAAGGAGGTAGGGGCAATTTATTGCAGAGACAAGGAGCTATCTTTTTCTTAGTCTTTTCATCAAAAAGTTGGTTCTACACTTTAGAATATAATGTGTGGAAGGAAGTGAGTGGATAGGAAAACACCTGGTACTACTTTTAtaagagattttttaatgtgtcaaAAACACGTATCTAAACATCACATATAATCGAAAGAAAATCTTTTTTAAGCGttcattttattatatatatataatgatatGTGATTTTCCACCTTAAACTCCGGGCACACAGAAAAATCTTTCTATTTGCCCCACCTCTTCACGTGGTTTGCAGGTTGCCTGGTATAGATTCATTCAAAAgaaaacttgatataagtccaAGTTCTTAGGTATTACTGGATTTGTTGACTTAGGtttttttctcatatttttattaaattatgaTAAATGCCATCTTTTATTTATAAGTTTATCTTTTACTCAATTTAAGGATTAAATATaagaattaattattgtttcttccttttccttctcctaATTTGTatctcaattttttcttttacctCCATCACAAGTGAATTGTGTTAACTAATTTATGTTGTAGGTACTATATTATATAAACATGTATACTAGTATGAATTTATAAACCTTTGGAAGATGAAATTTCTTTGAACTATTTTCATGGATCATAGGTAGattaatttttagttattttcatTGATGCCTCTATCATATGTTAACTGTATTTTATCAACCTATGGTACATGTATCATATATGATGATaaacaaattttcttttaactaTTTTCAAAGTGGTCTAATTTTCATATTTAAagatacaaattaaaattttaagtaaAGAGTCATAAATTAAGAAAtgtaattaaaattgaaaagtaaaaaaaaggaCTAAATTCAACAACAACAGGATCAAAGTACCCCTTAATTCAATAACCTAGCTTCTctatcaaataaaataaaaaaaaataaagacagAGACATATATACACTACAGTCGCTAGATAGcgtcacacacacatacataaagATGGAGAGTGGATTTTGTGGTTTGTTTTGGTAAGATTCAACTATAATTAACTTATTTATttcaattataatttatatgaatATTGTGAGGATATGGAATGATTTCCCACTCAAAAAGTTGAGTGATCTGCATGTCTGTATtcaagaaagttgaggttta of Malus sylvestris chromosome 6, drMalSylv7.2, whole genome shotgun sequence contains these proteins:
- the LOC126625215 gene encoding transcription factor TCP18-like, which translates into the protein MFPSHNNNLNELVPVSYPHVDQSIFHSWPSYHDNSTLTANSLTILNPNPNSRQQEGGEENLHQQNHHLPFSLLYFPSPFEDDDVLLFDQQHHHQEPDHIELSIHESQEPLYFMKEAAAAAAADDNTVVGNDHQKTTTTSVNRKMVDWDSNKKGHRMNMDDQPQIPRKRTSKRDRHSKINTARGPRDRRMRLSLEVALKFFGLQDALGFDKPSKTVEWLLIQSEPAIKKLSRDHHRQFNYKHMVRCAKSTSPATSESCEVLSGVDEAPTNVNISINGKVRSRGIKPSAKERKIVHRQSRKSAFHPLAKASREKARARARERTREKMQRSKKPSNDQANSSRLSSWNPFETEEESPAHNNNMNSTTNDQPNSRAVLRDYPDEVEEPLSSPQAGNIQDMVVDHGTTHDAMVVLGKWSPPPVFTRLQQNTGISQEHQQFADFQFFGKPWEVDNNTHNLF